The Nostoc sp. 'Peltigera membranacea cyanobiont' N6 genome contains the following window.
AGGATTGGGAACAAGGTTTGATACAGAAGTTCATATTACCCAAACCCTGAATCGGGATGAAGGTGCTGAACATGATGAATTTTTAGTGATTTATAAACCAAATTGAGTGCAGTAGCATGGCTCCTCCTCAGCTTACGCTTTCACCAGAGTTATTGGCGAAAGCTTTTCCCTTCCACTTTGCATTTAGCCGTAATCGTGAAATTGTCCAAACTGGTGATGTCTTGGAGCGTATTAGTCCTGAGCCATTAGTTGGTAAATTGATTGAGCAGCATTTCCAAATCAATCGTCCAAAAATTTTGGTAGATTTTGATGCTATTAGTAAACAGTCTCGTGCCCTATTCATTTTAGAGTTTCTCCACAATGGAATGCAACTCAAGGGTCAAATGATGTATCAACCAGAGGAGGAGGTGATATTTTTTTTAGGTTCTCCTTGGATTACAAATACAACTAGCTTGACTCCTTTGGGTATAAAACTCAAAGACTTTGCGATTCACGACCCAATTGTTGATTTCCTGTTTTTACTGCAAGCTCAGAACACCGCTTTGGCTGATGCCAAAAAGTTAACAAGCGAACTTAAACAGCAAAGGGCACAACTACGGAGTGCCCTGCAAATCAAAGAGAATCTAGCGGAAATTGCTGAAGCTCAGGCTAAAAAATTAGAAAAATCTCTTCGGGAGCTACAACAAACTCAAGCCCAATTAGTTCAGGCTGAAAAGATGTCCAGTTTGGGACAGTTGGTTGCAGGAGTTGCTCACGAAATTAATAACCCCGTTAACTTTATTTACGGTAATTTAAAATATACAAAAGATTATACACAGTGTTTGCTAAAGCTTGTACACCTTTACCAGCAATTTTATGCCAATCCTGTGCTAGAAATTAAAGAATATATTGAGGAAATTGAGTTAGATTTTTTACTAGATGATTTGCCCAGAATTCTAGATTCGATGGAAGTAGGATCTGAAAGGATCTCTGAAATTGTCTTGTCTCTGCGGAACTTTTCTCGTCTTGATGAAGCAGGAATGAAAAAGGTTGATATTCACCACGGACTAGATAGTACTTTGCTGATTTTACAGAATCGGTTTAAGAATAGCCTCGATCGTCCTGGAATCAAAGTAGTTAAAAATTATGGAAACTTGCCTTTGGTAGATTGCTACCCTGGCCAACTTAATCAAGTATTCATGAATATTATTAGTAATGCCATCGATGCACTCGACAGCTATAACGATAAACGCGCGATCGCAGAAATTCATGCCATTCCTAATAAAATTACAATTACTACAGAAGTCATCGAAACAAAGTGTGTTATCCGAATTGCTGATAATGGTTCAGGAATAACAGAAGCAGTTAAGGAACGACTGTTTGATCCATTTTTTACAACTAAGCCTGTAGGTAAGGGTACAGGATTAGGTTTATCAATTAGCTATCAGATTGTAGTTGAAAAACATGGGGGAACACTAAGATGTGTATCAGAACCTGGACAAGAAACTGAGTTCTGGATTGAAATTCCTCTCTCTATGGACACACAAGCAGTAAATTGCGTCAAATCATTGAGTTTTGTTTTATGAATTATCAAAATTCAGTAATGCTTGCAGTGGAGAGAGAGACTCACGACTCTCTTATTTTAACTTTCTAAATTATTGTTTAAACTACGGCGTACGTTGTATTAAATAGTGAGATTTGTTTCTCTGTAGTGATGTCTTTTCTACGAGATGCTACGCATAGCTTGCTTTCCCATAGGAGTACGGGGGCATATAGCGTTTCTCACTTGAGTGATACCAAGTCCGCTTAATCACTTACGATATGTCATTGCGAGTGAAACGGAGTGGAACGAAGCAATCGCTGCGGACTCTGCGATTACTTCACTTCGCTATCGCTGCGTTCGTAATGACAAGTATTTATCCAGACATGATATGAGTTACACCCGCAAGGGCACGGCACTCCCGTGCCCTTACAACTTGCGATAGAATGTTGTACCTCATGTAAATTGGAACCGCTATAGTCAACGCAATTTGTCAGAAATATTAATCGAGCCGTGTATTAAAATTGACAACTCTAAGATTTATGGTTGTAAAGCCTACTTATAAGTTATAAGTTATGATTTATGAGTTTTATTTCTAACTCCTAATTCCTAACTTTTTACCTGTACCGATCGTGAATCTACGCCGCCTGATTCCAATTTTTGATAGTTCAGTCTCCAACTGGGCACTAGAAGCGCGGTTGTTGCGCTGGTTAACGTTGATTTGGCTGTTCGTCGGCTTGATCATGCTATTTTCAGCATCCTATCCTGTCGCTGATGCCCGTCAGAATGATGGATTGTACTATTTTAAGCGTCAACTACTTTGGGTTTTAGTTTCCTTGATCGGATTCAATATTATTGTTAATTTGCCATTGCAGAAAATTTTGGGAGTATCCCATTGGTTTTTGTTGCTGTTTTTGGCGTTAATTTTTGTCACACTGATCCCAGGATTGGGAAAAAAGGCTTTTGATGCAGCGCGTTGGATTTCGATCGGGCCGGTTCCGATTCAACCCTCAGAATTAATTAAACCCTTTTTGGTACTACAAAGTGCGCGGCTTTTTGGTCAATGGGAACGAATCAGTTGGCGGATTCGCTTGGCTTGGTTGGGTATTTTCGGTCTGGTACTTTTAGGAATTCTTGCCCAGCCTAACTTAAGTACAACAGCACTTTGTGGTATGACTATTTGGCTAATTGCTTTAGCAGCTGGCTTACCTTACAAGTACCTGGGAGGAACCGCAATTGGTGGAGTAATGTTGGCAATACTCAGTATTAGTATTAAAGAGTATCAACGTAAGCGGGTGATGTCATTCCTTAATCCTTGGGCGGATGCTACAGGAGATGGCTACCAGTTGGTGCAAAGTCTACTCGCCGTGGGTTCTGGTAGAACTTGGGGTTCTGGATATGGGCTTTCTCAACAAAAGCTGTTTTATTTACCCATTCAGGATACCGATTTTATTTTTGCGGTGTTCGCTGAGGAGTTTGGTTTTGTTGGCAGTATGGTCTTGATGGTGCTTTTAGCGACATTTGCCACTCTTGGATTAATTGTGGCGCTGAAGGCTAAAAACCCAGTGCATCAATTGGTAGCGATCGGTGTGACGATTTTGATGGTAGGACAATCATTGCTCCATATTGGTGTGGCTACAGGTTCTCTCCCGACTACTGGCTTACCTTTGCCCATGTTTAGTTATGGTGGTAATTCCATGATTGCTAGCTTAATAGCTGCTGGGTTGCTGATTCGAGTAGCACGCGAGAGTAATGAAGCTGAGGTCGTTCCGTTGCAAAAACCCCTGCTGGAAAATGGGCGTAAACGTCGAAGTTTTCATAAAACCAGGAATTGACCTACACTGTGGATGAATATTTAACACTTTTGAATACTTACTCGCCATATATCAAATTAGAGCCACACAACAAAGAGTCTTTACTTTTAGCGTTGAGGCATTGGATAGAAGATAAATTTGGAGGCACTCTTCAAATTTCATACATATCTGCTTTTCACATCGCTCAAAAGGTATAGCTTATGAAATTTTGGTAAGTAAGATTGTGCTGGATAGATATCTTAACAATTAACTTACCAATGGCGATCGCTTATTAAAAACCTTGCCTTAGAGG
Protein-coding sequences here:
- a CDS encoding ATP-binding protein encodes the protein MAPPQLTLSPELLAKAFPFHFAFSRNREIVQTGDVLERISPEPLVGKLIEQHFQINRPKILVDFDAISKQSRALFILEFLHNGMQLKGQMMYQPEEEVIFFLGSPWITNTTSLTPLGIKLKDFAIHDPIVDFLFLLQAQNTALADAKKLTSELKQQRAQLRSALQIKENLAEIAEAQAKKLEKSLRELQQTQAQLVQAEKMSSLGQLVAGVAHEINNPVNFIYGNLKYTKDYTQCLLKLVHLYQQFYANPVLEIKEYIEEIELDFLLDDLPRILDSMEVGSERISEIVLSLRNFSRLDEAGMKKVDIHHGLDSTLLILQNRFKNSLDRPGIKVVKNYGNLPLVDCYPGQLNQVFMNIISNAIDALDSYNDKRAIAEIHAIPNKITITTEVIETKCVIRIADNGSGITEAVKERLFDPFFTTKPVGKGTGLGLSISYQIVVEKHGGTLRCVSEPGQETEFWIEIPLSMDTQAVNCVKSLSFVL
- a CDS encoding FtsW/RodA/SpoVE family cell cycle protein, with the translated sequence MNLRRLIPIFDSSVSNWALEARLLRWLTLIWLFVGLIMLFSASYPVADARQNDGLYYFKRQLLWVLVSLIGFNIIVNLPLQKILGVSHWFLLLFLALIFVTLIPGLGKKAFDAARWISIGPVPIQPSELIKPFLVLQSARLFGQWERISWRIRLAWLGIFGLVLLGILAQPNLSTTALCGMTIWLIALAAGLPYKYLGGTAIGGVMLAILSISIKEYQRKRVMSFLNPWADATGDGYQLVQSLLAVGSGRTWGSGYGLSQQKLFYLPIQDTDFIFAVFAEEFGFVGSMVLMVLLATFATLGLIVALKAKNPVHQLVAIGVTILMVGQSLLHIGVATGSLPTTGLPLPMFSYGGNSMIASLIAAGLLIRVARESNEAEVVPLQKPLLENGRKRRSFHKTRN